The genomic DNA GGGCGAGCATGCTGGCCGCCGTCGTCCTGGCGCTCGCCATCGACGCGGTGGGCCTGGGGCGGGCGCTGGCCCGCGCCTTCTTCCGGCTGGCCTTCCGCGTCGAGCTGCGCGGGGCGGAGCATCTGGAGCGGCTGGAGGGGGCTGCGGTCGTCACGCCGAACCACCAGTCCTTCCTGGACGGCGCGCTGCTCGCCGCCTTCCTGCCGGGCATGCGCTTCGCGGTGGACAGCTTCATCGCGCAGCAGGCCTGGGCCAAGCCCTTCCTGGCGCTGGCCGACCATGTGACCATCGACCCGACCAAGCCGATGGGCACGCGCCTGCTCGCCCGCACCCTGGCCGAGGGCCACAAGATCTGCATCTTCCCGGAGGGGCGGATCACCGTCACCGGCTCGCTGATGAAGATCAACGGCGGTCCCGGCATGCTGGCCGACAAGGCGGGCTGTCCCATCGTGCCGGTCTGCATCGAGGGCGCGCAGCGCTCCATCCTGTCGCGGATGCACGGGCGGCTGCGGCTGGGCCTGTTCCCGCGGATCACCATCACGGTCATGCCGCCGGTCGCCACCCCGGACGTGACCGGGCTGGCCGGCAAGAAGCGGCGGGCGGCGCTGAAGTCCTGGCTGTCGCGCGTCATGACGGAGACCGTCTTCGCCGCCGGGCAGCGGCCCGAAACGCTGGCGCTCGCCCTGCTGGAGGCCGGGCGGAAGACCGGCTGGGGCAAGGCGGCGGTGCAGGACGGCGATTTCACGACGCTGTCCTACCGCGCCCTGACCGCGCGTTCCCTGGTGCTCGGCCGCATCCTGGCCCGCGGCACAGAACCGGGGGAGGCGGTGGGCGTGCTGCTGCCGACCGCTTCGCCGACCGCGGCGGTGTTCTTCGGGCTGGCGGCCTACGGGCGGCCGGCGGCGATGCTGAACTTCACCGCCGGGGCGGAGGCCGTGAAGGCGGCCTGCCGCGCCGCCGGGCTGCGCCGCATCGTCACCTCGGCCCGCTTCGTGGAGATGGGGCGGCTTGGCCCGCTGGTCGAGGCGCTGGCCGCCGAGCACAGCATCGTTTACCTGGAGGACGTGAAGCGCGGGCTGGGCATCGGCGACAAGCTGCGGGCGCTGGCCGCGTCGGTGGCGCCGGAGCGCTTCCTGCCACAGCAAGGGGAGCCGGACGATGTGGCGGCGATCCTCTTCACCTCGGGGTCGGAGGGGCCGCCCAAGGGCGTGGCGCTGACCCACGACAACCTGCTCGCCAACATGGCGCAGGTGGCCTCCGTGGTCGACTTCACGCGGCAGGACGTGGTGTTCAACTGCCTGCCGGTCTTCCACTCCTTCGGGCTGCTCGGCGGGATGCTGCTGCCGATCCTGAACGGGGTGAAGACGGTGCTCTACCCCAACCCGCGCCACGTCCGGCTGATCCCGGAGCTGGTCTACCAGACCAACGCCACGGTGCTGTTCGGCACGGACTTCTTCCTGAACGCCTGGGCACGGGCGGCGGACCCCTACGACTTCCGCTCGCTGCGGCTGGTCTTCGCCGGGGCCGAGCGCCTGCAGGAGGAGACGCGCCGCACCTACACGGAACGGCTGCGCGTGCATCTGCTGGAGGGCTACGGCACCACCGAGACCTCACCGGTGATCGCGGTCAACACGCCGGCCCGCTTCCGCCCCGGCACGGTCGGGCAGGCCCTGCCCGGCATCGAGACGGAGCTGCAGCCGGTCCCCGGCGTGCCGGTGGGCGGGCGGCTGCGGGTGCGCGGGCCGAACGTGATGAAGGGCTACATGCGCGCCGACAACCCCGGCGTGGTGGAACCGCCGGAGGACGGCTGGCACGACACCGGCGACATCGTGGACATCGACGCCGACGGCTTCATCCGAATCGTCGGGCGCGTCAAGCGCTTCGCCAAAGTGGCCGGCGAGATGGTTCCGCTGGGGCTGGTCGAGGAGCTGGCGCTCCAGGCCGATCCCGACGCCGCCCACGCCGCCATCGCCCTGCCGGACGCCCGGCGCGGCGAGCGGATCGTTCTGGTCACCGCCGGCACCGGCCTGACGCGCGACGCGCTGACGGCGGCCGCCAAGGCCAAGGGCGCGCCGGAAATCGCCATTCCCCGCGACGTGCTGCGGGTGGAGACGATCCCCCTGCTCGGCACCGGCAAGACCGACTACCCGGCCGTCAGCCGGCTGGCCGCCGAGATGCTGGCGAGCGAGACCGCCTGACGACCGGCGGGGTCAGGGGCGGCAGGCGACGTGCAGCCCCTTGCCCACCGGGAAGATGGTGGAGCCGAAGCCGGGCAGGGCGTCCACCGCCGCGATGTAGCCGGCGATCTCCTGCGGGTGCGACAGGGCGTTGTCGGCCAGCAACAGGCAATCCGGCTCCAGCTTCGGCAGCAGAAGGCGAAGCTGCTCCGGGGCGCTCCAGCGGTCGGCGTCGAAGAACACGCAGTCAAAGGGGCCGTCCAGCCCCGCCACCGTCTCCGTCGCGTCGCCGACCAGAAGGGTGACGCGGCTGGCCAGCCCGGCGCGCTCCAGGTTGGTGGCGGCCTGGGCGCTCTTGCCCGGATCGCGCTCGATGCTGGTCAGCGGGTCCGTGGCGCCGATGGCCTGCAACGCCGCGGCGAGCCACAGGGTGCTGACGCCGTTGGAGGTGCCGATCTCCAGCACCCGCCGGCGGCGCCCGCTGCGCACCAGGATGTGCAGAAGCTCCGCCGTCTCGCGTTCCAGATTCAGCATCTTGCGGGCACGGTCGCCCTCGCGGGCGTCGTTGTCGCGCCCATAGCTTTCGAGATCGCGGAGCACGCGGTCGACGGCGTCATCCAGCAGCATGGTGTTGGTCCCGGTGGCGGAGAGTGGGACAAGACCCTGCGCCGAGTGTGGCCGCAGCGTCAAGAGCGTGGACGACAAAAAACCCTCTCCCGCCGGGTGCGGGAGAGGGTTTCGCGACGGGAAACGTCACGCCGCCTGGTTGAGCTGCTCAGCGCGTTGCGGGGCAATCTTCAGGCGGGTGGCGAGGTAGGTGAGATAGGCGCGTTCCGCCTCATGATCGCGGTCCACCGCCATCAGCGAGGCCAGATAGACCTGCTCCGCCATGTCCGGATCGGTCACGGAGCGGACCAGCGTGTCGAGCGACTGCGGCTGGGACAGTTCCTGCTCCACGATCCGCCGCTCCTCCGGCCCGCCGCCCGCCTCGTCCAGGGCGGACATGACGCGCTGGCGCTCGGCCGGGGAAATTTCGCCGTCGGCGTTGGCGGCGGCGATCATGGCGCGGATCAGCAGCAGGGCGTGCTGGTCCTCCATGGCGAGTTCCGGGAACGCACCTTCGCCCGATCCCGACGGGGCGGCGTCGGGCGGGGGAGCGGTGCGCTGCTGGAAGACCTGGGACAGCCGCTCGCCCAGCGACCCGCCGCCGGAAGCGCCGGCCCCCCGAGGATACCGCCCAGGATGCCCCCCGGCGTGCTGCCCGAACCGGACGGCGGCGCCCCCCACGGGCTGGCGCCCGGCTGCCCGGAGGAAGGCTGCCCTGATGACGGCATATTCTGCTGCCGCTCCTGATAGGCGCGGTAGGCGAGGTAGGCCAGCGCGCCCAGCCCGGCCATGGGGCCGACGCCCATTCCGCTGCGGGCGTGCATCGCCGATCCTGAGCCCATCCCTGACCGGTTCAGGATCGACCCCAGATCCTGCGGGCTCCTGCGGCTGTGCCCTCCCATGCCGGTCGCCAGAAGGGTGCCGAGGATGTTCTGAAGATTCGCCATGACGCGCCTCTCTCCTAATCGGTGTCCGTGTCGATGCGGCTTCGCGCCCCATCAACAGGCGGGAGGGCTTGGCGTCACGGCATAGCTATCGGTGCCGATGATGGGTCATGCCCGCCGATCCATCTCCTATGACGGCCTCTATGCCGGAGGTGGGGTGGCTTTCGAACAGGCTGTGCAGGACACCGACTTCCGCTATCGTGGCGCGCATCAGAGCGCAGCAAGCGCCGACGCCCGCCGATCGGCGGGTGGCATTTTGGAGGAGACGCCCATGAACTTCGACCGGCACGCGGAACCGCCTCCGCTGGACCTATCGCCGACGCCGTTCGCTCCGCCGTTGCCGGCCCCGGCTTGCGGGTCGCTGTGGAACGATTATCTCCACCGCCTGCTGGGCACGGCGCACGGCTGCGTCGCCGCGAACGATGACGAATCCGATCCGGAGCCCGTCTGTTGCTGCGCCGCCGGATGATGCCGTGATTCCGTGCCCCTGAAATCGTGATTGGGAGGCGGTCGGGTGCCCGTCAGCGGGCGCCCGCCGCCTCGATGATCACCGCCGCCACCGCGTCGGGCCGGGAGGCGTGCGGGATGTGGCTGGCCCCGACCTCCACCGTCCGCGCGCCGATGCGCTCGGCGGTCGCCCGCAGGAAGGCCGGGGGAAGCATCCGGTCCTCGCTGGCGACGACGTACCAGGACGGCTTGTGCTCCCACGCCGCGGCGGTCACCCGCGTGCGGAAGCAGCCGGCATGGACCGGACCCTGCGTCGCGGCCAGCAGCGCCGCCTCCGCCGCCGGCACATCCTGGGCGAAGTTCGCCGCCAGACTCTCCGCCGACAAATGCAGATAGCCCGCGCGGTCCATCGACACGCTGGACAGGCCGGGCGAGGGCGGGAAGGGCTTCAGCGTGTCGTTCGGCGACTGGCCGATCCCTGGCGCGAAGGCCGCCACATAGACCAGCGCCTTCACCTTGTCCTGATTCCCGATCTGGGTGATCACCGCCCCGCCCCAGGAATGGCCGACCAGCACCACCGGCCCCTTGGCGCGGTCGATGGCCCGCTGCACGTGGGCGACATCCTCGTCCAGCGAGGTCAGCGGATTCTGCACGGCGATCGCTTCCAGCCCCTGGGCCTGGAGCAGGGGGATCACGCGGCCCCAGGCGGAGCCGTCGGCGAAGGCGCCGTGGACGAGGATGACGGAAGTGGTGACCGGGTCCATGGACCGATTCCCGTGACAGTGACCGACCCTATCCTCTGAGCACGGCCACGCCCGCCTGTCCAGTGCGGAGCCTCCGCTTTTCCTCCCTGCGGAAAAGCCGCCCGGCCTCTGGGGTCAAAGGGTGTCTTGCTGCGGAGCGGGATGAAAATTTCGCGAAATGACCATTGAAGCTAAGATTGTTCTGGGATACGGTATACCAACAGCGAGGCGAGGCGATTGTCCGCCCCTTCCGCCAAGCCAGTCCGTCCGTATCGCCAGCCCGAGCCCTTGAGGTGAGCCATGGTCAAGACCCTTTCCGCCGTCCGTTCCGGAAGCCGCCCGAACGCCCTCCGCGGCGCCGACGATGCCGCTCCCGCCGGCGTCGTGGTCGCCCTGCGCCCCGATCATCGGCAGCGCGCCGCGGTGCTGGCGGCGACCACCGGCGGGCGCGGCCCGCGCATGGACATGCTGACGATCACCCACAGCCGGGGGGCGGCGGAGGACCGCGGGGCGGAACTCATCCACATCGACGGCCCCTACGCGGACGTTCTGGCCTACATCGCCGACTCGCCGGAGTGCGTGGTCTGCTTCGACACGCTGCATGGCGGCATGGCCCGCGCGCAATTGTCCGTGCCCTGACATCGTCCGTGCCCTGACTGGCGCCGGGTCCTGCTGCTGGAGAGCGAACCGATGAACGCTTCTATGATGAACGACTGTATGACGACGCCCTTTTCCGGACAGGAACTGGCCTCCGCAATCATTGCGGCGGCGCTGTCGCTCCCGTCGGCCAACGGCCGGCTGCATCTGCCCAGCGGTGCTTTCCTCTGCGACCCGGCGGCGCTGGAGCGGGAATTCATGGCGGCGGCGCAGGAACTCTCCCACTGGCTGGTGCAGAATGACCAGCGCATCGCCGAAGCCGCGCGGGCGAGCCGGCTGAAGATCGCGGCCGGGGTCATCCGGGCCGCCGTGGCGACGCTGGAGCACGCCGAACGGCGCTGCAGTGACCTGCGCGACCGGGGCGAGCGGGCGCTGTCCGTCGACTTCAGCGCGGTCTGCGACCGGATTCAGGAGCGTCCGGGCCTGCTCGCCCAGACGGTGGCCGCCGCTGCGGCCGGCCACACCATCCACGCCGTCGCCGCCTGAGGACGGCGACCGCTGGCGGTTGGGCGTTACAGCAGGGTGTGCTCGATCAGGATCTTGGTGCCGATGGCGAGCAGGCCGAGGCCGCCGATCAGTTCGGCGCGGCGGCCGAGCAGCGGGCCGGCGGCCCGGCCCAGCAGGACGCCGCCGAAGCCCATCAGGAAGGTGACCACGCCGATCAGGCTGGCGGTCACCGCGATGTTCACGTCCGCCATGGCGAGGCCGACCCCCACCGCGCTGGCGTCGATGCTGGTCGCCACCGCCACGGTCAGCAGGGCCAGCCAGCCGGAGCGGGTGGCCGCCGCCTCGTCGTCCTCTTCCCCGGCGAGCGCGTTGCGGATCATCGAGCCGCCGATCAGCAGCAGCAGGCCGAAGGCGATCCAGTGGTCGATGGCCTGGACGAATCCCGCGAAGGCCGAACCCACCGCCCAGCCGATGGAGGCCATCGACAGCTGGCAGAGGCCGAAGGCGAAGCCGACCCGCAGCGCCTCGGACAGGCCGGGACGCTTCTGAACGGCACCACGGCCGAGCGCCGCGGCGAAGCTGTCCATGGAAAGGCTGAGCGCGAGGACGAGGGAGGTGGCACCGAACATGGCAACAGGCTCCGGCCAAACGGACACGACAGCACGGCTACCCCCGGCTGGCCTTCGGGAGCGTCCGCACCATCGGTCTTGCCGAACCGGCCGGACGCTGTCCGGCTGCCGCGTGCGCCACGGGACGGCCTGAGGCAGGATGGTCCCGAGTCTGTTGGCGCACGCCCCTCTCGCTGGAGGGTGGCTACTCCCCAATGACGAGGCGGACCCTAGCGCCGGAGAGTCTGGGTGTCAATCTATATGAACAGCTGTTCATATATATTTGAATCACTCTAAAAAGGCAGGCGTCACCCTGTCGTAGGCAGGGCAGGGCAGGGCAGGGCAGGGCAGGGCAGGGCATGGTGCGGTGCGGAACGATTTGTTAAGAGCCTCTGACGCTTTTATGCCGCTGTGGTTCGTTGGGGTGCGGACCGCTCGGATTCGATGGGCATCATTGGGCGTGGGGGTTCGCCATGGGATTGCTGGCGGGGGTCGGCTCGCTGTCGCTTTCGGGCAAGACGGTGTCGCTGTGTGTCGGTGGGTTGGTCGTGTTGGCGGGCGCCACCTTTGCGGTCAACGAAACATTGCTGAGCCGCTATGCGGAGCGCATGGCGGTCGAGCGGCAGGAAACGAACATGCGCGTCGCCTGGGACGTGCTGAACCAGTATGGCCGTGACATCAGCGTCCGCGACGGCACGCTTTATGCCGGCGACCGGGCTCTGAACGGCTTCTTCGAGCCGGTGGACCGGGTGAAGGCGCTGGTCGGCGGCACCGCCACGCTGTTCATGGGCGACACGCGGGTCACCACCAACGTCCAGAAGCCGGACGGCGGGCGCGCCGTCGGCACCACGCTGGCCAAGGGGCCGGTCTATGACGCCGTGCTGGTCCGTGGCGAGCCGTACCGCGGGCAGGCCGACATCCTGGGCGTTCCCTTCTACACCGCCTACGACCCGATCAAGGACCGCTCGGGCAAGGTGGTCGGCGTGCTCTATGTCGGCGTGCCGAGGGCGGAGTTCTTCGCCCCGATCCGCGACACCCAGACGATGATCGGCGGGCTGGGCGCCGTGGTGACGCTCCTGGTCGCCGGCGCCAGCCTGCTGCTGTCGCGGCGCATCTTCCGCCCGCTGACCGCCATGCGCGGCGCCATGGAGCAACTGGCGACGGGGACCCTGTCGGTCGAGGTCCCGGCGCTGGGCCGCAAGGACGAGATCGGGGGCATGGCCCAGGCACTCAGCGTCTTCAAGGAGAACGCGCAGCGGGTCGCCCGGCTCGACGCCGCCCAGGCGGAGGAGCGCGCCCGCGCCGAGCGGGACCGCCGCGACGCGCTGGAGGCGGTCGCCCGCAACTTTGAAGGCACGATGCTGAGCGTCGTCGAGACGCTGAGCGCCACCACGGCCCAACTCGAATCCAACGCCCAGCGCCTGCATGGCATCGCCGAGAACAGCAGCGGGCAGGCCGCCGCGGTCAGCGGCGCCGCGGGCGAGGCCAGCGACGATGTGCGGACCGTGGCCGGCGCCACCGAGGAACTGACGGCGTCCATCGTCGAGGTGTCCCGCCAGATCGACGAGTCCTCCCGCATGGTCCGCAACGCGGTGGAGGAGGTGGAGCGCACCAACCACACGGTCGAGGGCCTTGCCGCCGCCGCCGGCAAGATCGGGGAGGTGGTGACGCTGATCCAGAGCATCGCCGCGCAGACCAACCTGCTGGCGCTGAACGCGACCATCGAGGCGGCGCGGGCGGGGGAGGCCGGCAAGGGCTTCGCCGTCGTCGCCAACGAGGTGAAGGGGCTCGCCAACCAGACCGCCAGGGCGACCGAGGACATCGCCCAGCAGGTCGCGGAGATCCAGGCGGTGACCGGCAGCGCGGTGACGGCCATCGGCGGCATCGGGCGCACGGTGGTCGCGGTCAACGATCTTGTCGGCCGCATCGCCGGGGCCGCCGACCGCCAGAACGCCACCACCGGCGCGATCGCCCGCAGCGTCCAGAGCGCCGCCGATCGCACGTTGGAGGTGACCCACAGCGTCCGCGACGTGTCGGCCTCCGCGCACGAGACCGGCACCATGGCGTCGGAGGTGCGCTCCGCCGCCGCCGACCTCGGTCGGCAGGCGCTGGCCCTGCGCGAGCAGGCCGGGGCCTTCCTGCGGCAGATCCGCTCGGCCTGAACGGAGGAGACGGCCCGTGTTCCGCAACCCGCGTTCGCTGCTGTTCGTGTTCTTCTTCGCGTCGCTGGCGGCCCTGCTGGTCTTCAGCGGCGACCCGCCGGACGGCGGGCGGACCGACGCGAACCGGGATTTCCTGGCGGCCTGCGAGGCCAGCCCCTTCGCCGCACAGAACACCGGCTCCACCGAGGCGGCGGTGCGGGTGTGCTCCTGCATCCTGTCCTGGCACCGCAAGGAGGGCGAGGCCACGGGCCGGCCGCTTCCCGCCGCGCTCTATGGCGGGGAGGGGACTGCGGGTGCCGCTGCGGCGGCGGTGGACGAGCGGGCGCGGGCCTCCTGCCTGTCCGGGCGCGTGGCGCCCTGAGCAATTTTTGAGAATCGCCCGCAGGACAGGGCGGCCGGGGCTTTTCCTTCGGCCCTGCCGCTCCCATCCTATGGCGCCATGAGCACGCACGACACCCGCAATCCCTGCACCAAGCTCTGCCGCTTCGACGCGGCGGACCGCTGCATGGGCTGCTTCCGCACCCGCGCGGAGGTGAAGCACTGGAAACGCCTGCCGGACGAGACGAAGGTGGCGATCAACGCCCGCATCGCCGCGCGTGGCGGCACCGTCTCAAAGAAGGACGGCAAGCAGGCGAGGAAGCTCGACAAGAAAATCCGCAAGCTGGAGGCGAGGCTCGCCGCCCTGCGCGCCCGCCGGTCGGAACTGGAGGGGCCGGTCGTCAAGGCGGCGGAGTAACTATCCCTCACCCGATCCCGGCATGCCGTTCCACATACAGCAGCAGGGCGGGATAATAGTGCTTCTGTGAAGCCGTCAGCTCCTGGCAGTAACGGCGGGCCATGCCGTTGGACAGCCAAGCATCAAGCTCGCCGCTCTCGCGCTTCTGGGCGATGACGCGGTCGATCTTGTCCATGATCTTGTGGATCACGTCCGTTCCTTTTCGGGTGTTGATTTGCCGTGGGAGGGTGCGGGCGCCGCAGTGGGCGGCGTCGATTGCCCTTTCAATATGGACCATGGGACAGAGGTGAGCTGCGCATTATGGGCATGCCTGCGTACCGCATTGCACAAAAGTGTGCTCGGGCCGGCGAGCCTGCGCGCGGGTCTGCCTTTCGCAGGCGTTCGTTGACCGGCCTCCCGGCGCCGTCCCATTCTGCTCGCTGAAGGAAGAATGAACGGGGGAGGACATGCGGTGGGATGGCGGCGGACCGCCGCGCCGCCGCAGCCATCATCATGACCGCCATCGCGATCAACGAACGTCGCGCCGAACTGGACGGCGCCGCCTCCGCCACGCTGGTCCTGCTCTGCCTGCTCTGGGGGCTGCAGCAGGTCGCCATCAAGGTCGCCATGACCGGATTCTCGCCGGTGCTCCAGGGCGGGCTGCGCTCGCTGGGGGCGCTGGCGCTGCTGTGGGGCTGGGCGGCGCTGCGCGGCATGCGCCTGTTCGAGCGGGATGGGACCCTTTGGCTGGGCATGCTGGCCGGGCTGCTGTTCGCCGGGGAGTTCCTCCTGGTCTATGCCGGGCTGTCCTTCACCACGGTGTCGCGCAGCATCCTGTTCCTTTACACGGCACCTTTCCTGGTGTCGGTGGGCGCGCATTTGCTGCTGCCGGGGGAGCGGATGCGCGGCGTCCAGGCGGCCGGGTTGGCCTGCGCCTTCGTCGGGGTGGCGGTCGCCTTCGCCGACGGGCTGCGCCTGCCGACCAACCGCGAGATGATCGGCGACCTGATGGTGCTGGCCGCGGCGGTGCTGTGGGCGGCCACCACCCTGGTCATCAAGGGCAGCAAGCTGGTCCGCGCCAGCTCGACCAAGGTGCTGTTCTACCAGCTCGCCGTCTCCGGGGCGGCGATGCCGCTGGCCTCGCTTCTGATGGGCGAGGCGGGGGTGACCGCGCCCGGCCCGCTGGCGCTGGCCTGCCTCGCCTTCCAGATCGTGGTGGTGGCCTTCGCCTCCTACCTCGCCTGGTTCTGGCTGGTTGCCCGCTATCCGGCGGCCCGCCTGTCGGCCTTCACCTTCCTGACGCCGCTGTTCGGCGTGCTGTCCGGCGCGCTTCTGCTGGGCGAGCGGGTCAGCGTGAGCCTCGCCGCGGCGATGCTGCTGGTCTGCGCCGGCATCTGGCTGGTCAACCGCCGCGCGCCCGCCGCAAGCGCGTAGAAAGACGGGAACCGCCCCGGCCCCCGCCGGTTGGCTCTGCTGTCCCAGCACAAGCAGCGGAGCCGGTTTCATCATGGATTTGAACGGAAAAGTCGCCCTCATCACCGGGGCCGGGTCGGGTATCGGCAAGGCGTCGGCCACCCTGTTCGCCAGCGCCGGGGCGAGCGTCGGCGTGCTCAGCCGCACCGAGGACGAGATCCGCAAGACGGCGGAGGAGATCACCGCGGCGGGCGGCAAGGCCATCCCCCTGGTTGCCGACGTTGCCGACAGCGAGGCGGTGAAGCGGGCGGTGGAGCGGCTGGTCCAAGAGTACGGCCGGCTCGACATCGTCTTCGCCAACGCCGGGATCAACGGCGTCTGGGCGCCGATCGACGAGCTGACGCCGGAGGAATGGGACCGCACCATCAACATCAATCTGCGCGGCACCTACCTGACGCTGCACCACGCGGTGCCGCATCTGAAGAAGGCGGGCGGCGGGTCGGTGCTGGTGACCGCCTCGATCAACGGCACGCGGGTCTTCAGCAACGCCGGAGCCACCGCCTACTCCTGCACCAAGGCGGCGCAGGTCGCCATGGTCCAGATGCTGGCGCTGGAGCTGGCCAAGCACCGCATCCGCGTCAACGCCATCTGCCCGGGGATGATCGACACCGCGATCCAGGACAACACCCAGGCGCGCAACACCGCGGAGGCCGAGGAGGCCGCCGAGTATCCCGACGGCGAGATCCCGCTGACCCGCGGCAAGCCGGGCAGCAGCGCCGACGTGGCGGAACTGGCGCTGTTCCTGGCGTCGGACCGGTCGAAGCACATCACCGGCACGCCCGTCTGGATCGACGGCGCCGAGTCGCTGCTGATCGGCTGAGGACCCGCCCATGGTGGACGGCTTCACGGCGGACGGCTTCGCGTGGTGGCAGAGCGGGGTGATCTATCAGGTCTACCCGCGCTCCTTCCAGGATTCGAACGGCGACGGGGTGGGGGACCTGCCGGGCATCCTGGCCCGGCTCGACCATCTCCAGGCGCTCGGGGTGGACGCGCTGTGGGTGTCCCCGATCTACCCGTCGCCGATGGCCGATTTCGGCTACGACGTGTCGGATTACACGGGCATCCACCCGCTGTTCGGGACGATGGAGGATTTCGACCGGCTGCTGGCGGAGCTGCACCACCGGGGCATGAAGCTGATCCTGGATTTCGTGCCCAACCACAGCTCCGACCGGCACCCGTGGTTCCAGGCCAGCCGCTCGTCCCGCACTGACCCGAAGCGCGATTGGTACATCTGGCGCGACCCGGCTCCGGACGGCGGCCCCCCCAACAACTGGCTGTCGGAGTTCGGCGGCGGCGCCTGGGAATGGGACGCGGCGACCGGCCAGTACTATTACCACGCCTATCTGAAGGAGCAGCCGGACCTCAACTGGCGGAACCCGGCGCTGCGCGAGGCCATGCTGGACGCGCTGCGCGTCTGGCTCGACCGCGGGGTGGACGGGTTCCGGGTCGACGCCATCCACCACCTGATCAAGGACGGGCAATTCCGCAACAACCCGCCGAACCCCGGCTGGCGGGAGGGCATGTCGCCGGTCCATCGGCTGATCCGCCTCCACACGGTCGACCAGCCGGAGGTGCACGACGCCATCGCCGCCATGCGCCGCGTGGCGGATGAATACGGTCCCGACCGGCTGCTGATCGGCGAAGCCTACCTGCCCATCGACCAGCTCATGGCCTATTACGGCGCCGACCTGACGGGCTTCCAGCTTCCCTTCAACTTCCATCTGCTGTCCACCCCGTGGGAGGCCAAGGCGCTGGCCGCGCTGATACGCACCTACGAGGCCGCCCTGCCGCACGGCGGCTGGCCGAACTGGGTGCTCGGCAACCACGACCGCTCCCGCGTGGCGAGTCGGTTGGGGCGGGGCCAGGCGCGGGTGGCGGCCATGCTGCTGCTGACCCTGCGCGGCACGCCGACGCTCTACCAGGGCGACGAGATCGGGATGACCGATGGGACCATCCCGCCCGACCGCGTGCAGGACCCGTGGGAGAAGAACATCCCCGGCCTCGGGCTGGGCCGCGATCCGGTGCGCACGCCGATCCCCTGGGACGGCGGCCCGCAAGGCGGTTTCACGACCGGCGAGCCCTGGCTGCCGCTCGGTCCCGACCACGACCGGGTGAACGTGGCGGCGCAGGCGGCCGACCCGTCCTCCATGCTGGCGCTGCACCGCGCCTTGCTGGCGCTGCGGCGGGCGGAAGCGGCCTTGTCGGTCGGGCGCTACGAGCCGGTGTCGGCGGAGAACGACGTCCTGGTCTACGAGCGCCGCCATGGAACCGGCCGCTTCCGCATCCTGCTGAACCTGTCGGCGGCGGAGCGGATGGTGGACGCGGTGCCCGAGGCTGCCCATATCCGGCTGTCCACCCATCTCGACCGCAGTGGGGAGCCGGTGTCCGGCGCCCTGCGCCTGCGGCCCGACGAGGGGGTGGTGATCGGTTTCGATGAACTGGGAAAGGGTGGGGAATGAGCGGGGATGTGAAGAACAACGCGGCCAGGAACCGGTACGAGCTGACCGTGGGCGACGCCACCGCGGTGGTGGAGTACGAAAAGCGCGACGGGGCCATCGTCTTCACCCACACGGAGGTTCCGGAGAGCATGGCCGGGCAGGGCGTCGGCTCCGCGCTGGCGCGCGGCGCGCTGGAGGACGCGCGCTCCAGCGGGCAGAAGGTTGTGCCGGTCTGCCCCTTCGTGGCCAAATACATCCAGCGCCACCCGGAGTACCAGGATCTGGTCGCCGCGGAGGGCGGACCATCGACGTGAGGCGATCGCC from Azospirillum brasilense includes the following:
- a CDS encoding methyl-accepting chemotaxis protein, which translates into the protein MGLLAGVGSLSLSGKTVSLCVGGLVVLAGATFAVNETLLSRYAERMAVERQETNMRVAWDVLNQYGRDISVRDGTLYAGDRALNGFFEPVDRVKALVGGTATLFMGDTRVTTNVQKPDGGRAVGTTLAKGPVYDAVLVRGEPYRGQADILGVPFYTAYDPIKDRSGKVVGVLYVGVPRAEFFAPIRDTQTMIGGLGAVVTLLVAGASLLLSRRIFRPLTAMRGAMEQLATGTLSVEVPALGRKDEIGGMAQALSVFKENAQRVARLDAAQAEERARAERDRRDALEAVARNFEGTMLSVVETLSATTAQLESNAQRLHGIAENSSGQAAAVSGAAGEASDDVRTVAGATEELTASIVEVSRQIDESSRMVRNAVEEVERTNHTVEGLAAAAGKIGEVVTLIQSIAAQTNLLALNATIEAARAGEAGKGFAVVANEVKGLANQTARATEDIAQQVAEIQAVTGSAVTAIGGIGRTVVAVNDLVGRIAGAADRQNATTGAIARSVQSAADRTLEVTHSVRDVSASAHETGTMASEVRSAAADLGRQALALREQAGAFLRQIRSA
- a CDS encoding DUF1289 domain-containing protein, producing the protein MSTHDTRNPCTKLCRFDAADRCMGCFRTRAEVKHWKRLPDETKVAINARIAARGGTVSKKDGKQARKLDKKIRKLEARLAALRARRSELEGPVVKAAE
- a CDS encoding DMT family transporter; this translates as MAADRRAAAAIIMTAIAINERRAELDGAASATLVLLCLLWGLQQVAIKVAMTGFSPVLQGGLRSLGALALLWGWAALRGMRLFERDGTLWLGMLAGLLFAGEFLLVYAGLSFTTVSRSILFLYTAPFLVSVGAHLLLPGERMRGVQAAGLACAFVGVAVAFADGLRLPTNREMIGDLMVLAAAVLWAATTLVIKGSKLVRASSTKVLFYQLAVSGAAMPLASLLMGEAGVTAPGPLALACLAFQIVVVAFASYLAWFWLVARYPAARLSAFTFLTPLFGVLSGALLLGERVSVSLAAAMLLVCAGIWLVNRRAPAASA
- a CDS encoding SDR family oxidoreductase, producing the protein MDLNGKVALITGAGSGIGKASATLFASAGASVGVLSRTEDEIRKTAEEITAAGGKAIPLVADVADSEAVKRAVERLVQEYGRLDIVFANAGINGVWAPIDELTPEEWDRTININLRGTYLTLHHAVPHLKKAGGGSVLVTASINGTRVFSNAGATAYSCTKAAQVAMVQMLALELAKHRIRVNAICPGMIDTAIQDNTQARNTAEAEEAAEYPDGEIPLTRGKPGSSADVAELALFLASDRSKHITGTPVWIDGAESLLIG
- a CDS encoding alpha-amylase family glycosyl hydrolase, with translation MVDGFTADGFAWWQSGVIYQVYPRSFQDSNGDGVGDLPGILARLDHLQALGVDALWVSPIYPSPMADFGYDVSDYTGIHPLFGTMEDFDRLLAELHHRGMKLILDFVPNHSSDRHPWFQASRSSRTDPKRDWYIWRDPAPDGGPPNNWLSEFGGGAWEWDAATGQYYYHAYLKEQPDLNWRNPALREAMLDALRVWLDRGVDGFRVDAIHHLIKDGQFRNNPPNPGWREGMSPVHRLIRLHTVDQPEVHDAIAAMRRVADEYGPDRLLIGEAYLPIDQLMAYYGADLTGFQLPFNFHLLSTPWEAKALAALIRTYEAALPHGGWPNWVLGNHDRSRVASRLGRGQARVAAMLLLTLRGTPTLYQGDEIGMTDGTIPPDRVQDPWEKNIPGLGLGRDPVRTPIPWDGGPQGGFTTGEPWLPLGPDHDRVNVAAQAADPSSMLALHRALLALRRAEAALSVGRYEPVSAENDVLVYERRHGTGRFRILLNLSAAERMVDAVPEAAHIRLSTHLDRSGEPVSGALRLRPDEGVVIGFDELGKGGE
- a CDS encoding GNAT family N-acetyltransferase, whose protein sequence is MSGDVKNNAARNRYELTVGDATAVVEYEKRDGAIVFTHTEVPESMAGQGVGSALARGALEDARSSGQKVVPVCPFVAKYIQRHPEYQDLVAAEGGPST